The genomic window ACCATCGATCGCCGTATATAAATCCTGCTGGCGGTCATCATAGACAAAGTGCCCATTCGTAATATGCACTTGCTGCAAATCTATTTTAGGCAATGGAGATGACGATGATTCGTCTACCGAATCCATCTCACTTTGATAAATCTCCCAATTCGCCTTTCCCTCCTCATTCACATAACCATAAAAACGGATACTATCCATGATAACCCGAGGAATCGTCACCTTCCCGCTAAACAGATAATCCGTAGGGTTAAATACGACGATCGCTTTTTTGAAAGACAACAAAGAATCCGAAGGAATCATCAAATCCTCCTGATAGCCTATAGAATCCTCAGCCAGATGTGAGATCAAACGTCCATTCGTCAACTTCACTCCCAGATAAGGATACGTCTCGAAATAAGTCAACTCCACCCGCTCACATTCCAAGTGCGCCTCTATGAATTCGTTTGTTTTTTCTACGACCAGCGGTGTCAGCTTCTCCGGAGGTAAGACCGCCCATTTCAGTATACCAACCCCGATCAAGGGAAGTATGAAAAAGATCCCGACCAACACAGACACAACAACCAGCAATATCTTTCTTATTCGTACCATACTCATTCCTTCATCTTATCACAAACAACACTAATTAAATTGTATGAGCAAAAATACGAAATACTATCCCAAAGACAACGCTTATCTCATAAAAAAAGGTCCCCCGCAATGAGAGACCTTCTTTTTGTATCTTATTTATTTTTCTACAATTTATTTATCCAGAACCTCGTATTTAGAATGCTGGCTCTTGAACTCAGGAACAATCTCCTTCATCCGCTTCACGATCTGCATATCCCCCTCCACGGCACAAGCATGTACCAAGGCATCAATCCGCAGATTGGCGTCAGCATAGTCATACGCACGGACTTGGGCGATCTTGATCTTCGGATGAAAAGTAGGCTTGGAGGTCTCCTCCTCATTGAGTACCTCCTCATACAACTTCTCCCCGTCTCGCAATCCCGTGAACCGGATCTCGATTCCCTTCACCCCGCTCAGACGGATCATACGCTCAGCCAGATCCACGATCCGTACAGGTTTACCCATATCGAACACGAAGATCTCTCCCCCATTACCCATCGTACCGGCCTCTAGGACCAGCTTACAAGCCTCCGGTATCAGCATGAAGAAACGAATGATATCCTTGTGCGTCACCGTAACCGGACCGCCCCGCTTGATCTGTTCCTTGAATAACGGGATCACGGAACCGTTCGATCCCAGCACATTACCGAAACGAGTCGTCACGAATTGCGTACGCCCCCTCACCTTCCCATCCTTGATAGCCTGATCCAAGCTCTGCACGTAGATCTCGCAAATACGTTTCGAGCAGCCCATCACGTTCGTGGGATTCACCGCCTTGTCAGTCGATACCATCACAAACTTCCTCGTGCCGTATTTCACCGACAAGTCTGCGATCACCCGGGTACCGTCCACGTTGTTACGGACACTCTCCTCCGGATTATCCTCCATCATAGGTACATGCTTGTAGGCCGCGGCATGAAACACGTAATCCGGACGATGCTCCTCGAACAGCTCCTCCATGCGTTCACGCACACAAATATCGCTCACAACCGTATAGGATTCTATATTCGACCACTGACGAGCCATCATCAAGCGGACATCGTGTAAGGGGGTCTCCGCCTGATCTATCAAGACCATACGTTCCGGGGCGAACTGGGCTACCTGCCGCACGATCTCGCTACCGATACTCCCGGCGGCTCCTGTTATCAGAATCCGCTTACCGGTAAGCTGCTTCCTCACAGCCTCCAAGTCTATCTCGATCTTATCACGGGGCAGTAAATCCTCTATATTCACCTCCCTCAGCTGGGTATGGCTCAAGTCGCTCTTCCCGTCCCACTCTTGGGCGGCAGGAGTCATATAGATCTTTATATTCGCCTTGATCAGCCTGTCCACCATCTCCTGATTATTCCGGATCGCCTCAACTTTCAATGGAGACACCAGCAAGACATCGGCTTGCAGCCTTCTCATCACACCAATCAAATCCTCGTTATTCGGATAAACCTTGACTCCCATTAAATACCGATTCCCAATCTCAGCCATGTCCGAGATAAATCCAGCCAGCACAAACCGGGCCGGATCCTGATTCTGGATACTCTTCGCCAAACTCACCCCACCTTGCTTCACGCCATAGATAAAGGCTCGTTCCGCCTTAGCCACACGAAAAGTACTTACATAAAAATATTTCACGAACACACGCATCATCCACATCAAGCTCATAGCCAACAACGCAGAGAGGATCAGATCCCGTTTACGGATATACACCAAATAAGGAGAAAAGTCCGTCAACGCCTGAAACACGACCACGCAAATCAAGCCAAACAAGACGGCGAATCCCACCTTTTGCAAGTCCACGAAAGAGGAATAACGTATAATCCCCGAATAGGTATGGAACAGGCGAAAGCCTACCAGATAAGGAATCAGGCATACCAATAGCGTGACCAGCAGGTGCCCCAAGATATCCAAGGTTGATAATACGCCATTATTCAAGGTATACACCAACAAGCCGGAAAATAAGATCAAGCAGCAATCCAGCAAGATAATACCCCAATAGGGTAAGGATTTCTTGGAAAAGTACCAGGTAGATAGTCGAGAAAAAGGATCCCTCATATCAATTCTTGTTTATATAGTTACACGAATAATCTATAGAATAAAAGCTCTTTTGGGCTATTCCGATACAATAGCTCTAAATGTTTGAAATATCAATCTTATATCGAAAGTAAAGGAATGTCTGGCAACATATTCCAGATTAATACGCAATTTATCTGGCATTATTACTTCAACATAATACTTATCTGGATCATTAACCCGTTCAAGAAGTTCATTCTCATTTCGATACCGAATAGAAGCCAAATCAGTAATGCCCGGCCTAACATCCAACACATGCATTTGTTCTTCCGTATACATATCAACATACTTACGAACTTCTGGACGAGGACCAACCAAACTCATATCCCCTTTAAACACATTAATCAATTGAGGAAATTCATCCAATTTGTATTTACGGATATAATAGCCGGACCGAGTAATCCGAGGATCATGTCCACCTACAGTAATAAGTCCTTTCTTATCTGAACCCACACGCATGCTACGGAATTTAAATAGCTGAAAATCCATATTATTACGCCCCACACGAACTTGCTTATAAAAGACTGGACCGATAGAATCACACTTAATCCAAATTGTCAAAATGATAAATAGAGGACTAAGCAAGATAAGCCCTATCCCGCTCGCAACAATATCAAATATACGTTTCAAATCGTTTGGGTTATTTTATTGGGAAATAATGTCAACAAAATTGGAAATCACATACTCCACATCCTCATCCGTAAGACTGGTGTGTAAAGGTAAAGTAATCTCATTATGGTATTGGTTATAAGCATTCGGATAATTTGCGATATCAAAGCCTAAATTTTTATAGGCCGTCATTATAGGTAAAGGCTTATAATGTACGTTACAAGCGATCCCACGTTCAGCCATTTGTTCTATCACAACATTTCGATATTCCACATCCTCACCAAGCAAACGTACAAGATACAAATGCCCACTCGAAGAATGGTCATCACCAAAATGATCCAAGACCTGCACATCACACCCCTTCAGTCCTTCATTATACCTCTCAATAATCTGACGACGACGATACAGCATTTCCGGATAACGCTTCAACTGCGCAAGGCCAATACCCGCCATCACATCCGTCATATTACACTTATAATACGGAGCCACAATATCATACTCCCATGCCCCCAACCTCGTTTTAGCAAACGCATCCTTGTTCTGCCCATGAAGGGAAAGCAATTGAAACTGTTTATAAAGAGACTCGTTGTCAACCCCATCATGATTTCTCCAAGTCAACGCACCTCCCTCTGCGGTCGTAAGGTTTTTCACGGCATGGAAGGAAAACGAAGTAAAATCAGCGATCTCGCCACACATCTTTCCATGCCATTTGGCACCAAAAGCATGAGCGGCATCCGCAAGTACGATAACCCGACCGTATGCCTTCTGGATATCGTTCGCTGGCGAAAACAAATGTTTCTTGCTCTCTACGGCAGCGAATATCTTATCATAATCACAAACCACACCGGCAAGATCAACAGGCAGAACCACCTTTGTCCTCTCCGTGATCGCATCTGCCAACTTATCATAATCCATCTCAAACGAATCAGGAGCGGTATCCACCATGACAACCTTTGCCCCCACATGACAAGTTACACTTGCGGTAGCGGTATACGTATAAGCGGGAGTAATCACCTCGTCTCCTTGTCCAACGCCCAAAACACGCAATATCAACTCCATACAAGCCGTAGCCGAATTCAAGCATACAGCTTGCTCCGTCTGACAACACAAGGCAATTAATCTCTCAAATTCTTTTGTCTTAGGCCCCGTAGTGATCCAACCGGAACGAAGAGCCTCTGCAACTTCATTGATCTCTGCCTCTGACATATCGGGAGGCGAAAAAGGTATCTTCTTCATAAAATACAACAACACTATAAAATAACACAAATAGTACCTAAACCTTTTGTTAGATATAATTTTATTCTCTTAACAACTTCTGAAATACCCACCCTCTTACACTGTTTGGCATCAACACTTTCACTGTGAAATGGACTGTCATATTAAATAAGTATCGAGGAAAACTGATGATTCTATGTTTATAACGCAACTTCTGTAAACCAGCTTCACTCCTGAAGTATTTCCAACCACCACGTCTAGCATACTGTCCTTCGCCCGAACGCATATATACAAGTACTCTATCTAAATTATTGAATTTGCATCCCACTAGATACATTCTCAACCACAAATAAGAATCTTCGTTTAAATACCAATCCTGATAGTTACCAGCTCGCAACACTTCCGACTTTCGGAACATCACCGCAGGATGATTAACTACATCGCGTTTCTTGATATATTGCATACATGTCTCACTACCTATGGGAACTGTACGTTTACCGATAACATTTTCAGGAGTACCAATAAAATCAACAATGTGCCCACTTGCAACACTCAACTCTAGATCTTTCTCAAACTGACAAAGTTGACATTCAAATCTGTCCGGAACAGATATATCATCTGCATCCATTCGTGCGACCAACTCATGCTTCACATGTTCCATACCATATTGCAAAGCCCTGCCGAGACCTTTATTCTCAACCTCCCAATGTACATAAACAGCCGGAATCTCCATTTCAAGTTGTTTGATAGTACTCGCCAGAGCATTAGGTACAGGTCCATCCACATAGACGAACACTTCATCCGGTTGTACCGTCTGCTTAATGGTCACACTCTCGATAGCTGTTCTAAAATCATCAGGGTTATCGTTCTTATAAACAGAAATAAGTACGCTAAATAGCTTGTTTTTCATTCTAAATAATAGAATACAAAAATTTTCTATGCTTCAATCATTAGGCAATTGAAACTTCAAAATAAAATGCCTCTCTCTTTTTTCTACTGGAGGCAATTGCATATAATCATGATAAAGATTTGTCAAATACCGATCATAGTCAGCAGGTATATAAACGATTTCTCCTTCAAACAAAGCCTCTTTTGGAGGAAAATATACAGAAGCATCAAATATTTCTCCATTATAATATTTTCTACCAGTAGGAATACCTAGAGGGTTACCATTCTTTGAAGAAGCCACAAAACGATCAAACCAATAAACCCATTTTGCATGTGGAATAATTCCGAAGAAAGATCCCATGATTTTCTTAATCTGATATCTTCTCTTTAACGATGAATCTAGAGATACAAATTCAGACAAAGACTTACTAGGATACTGCGCATACAAAACCATAATGGATATAAACTGGATTACATTGGCAACAAAACCTTTCATGGCTTGCATGAACTTAGACTGAGGTACTGAATCTAAAGCAAATACATCAATATATAAACCTTTAGGGAAGGGAGAGTTTTCATTGAAAAGTTCTATATTAAAGGAGTTCTTTCTATATATCTTCAAGAATACTGTTTTCGCATCAGCATCCTTATTAGGATAGTCAAACTCATATTTATCACCTAACCTCCCCTCCTTACACAATCGAATCAATCTTTCATAATCATCACGTCTCATCATTACGTCTAAATCATCATCCCAAGGTATAAAACCTTTATGTCGGACTGCTCCCAAACAACTTCCACCACTGAGCATTAATGTCAAGCCTTCTTTTTCACATAATTTCGCTACATCCCTGTATATATCCAACAAAGCTCGCTTCATGGCAGAAGACTCCGAAGATGTCATCTCATGTAAATAATTCGTTTTATGAGCTAACTCATTCATCAATTCACTATCAGATTTCATCTTTACGGTCTTTTTTTAACATCCACCACTTCTCCGGTCAGGGAAGAAAATATAGTATTCACCGACACAGACGCAACAACACTTGATTTCAACAAGGTATCCTCCGGTTCTATGCCAAAATTTCTCTCCCGCATAGGGGTCTTAGTCCGTTCCGGATTAATACAATTGATACGAATACCACTATCCTGCCACTCTTCACTCAACGCTTGTACAAAATTCACGATAGCGGCTTTAGAAGATGAATACAAGCTATATAATTGACGCCCCCTCGTATAAGAACTGGAAGTAAACAGCAGCAACGCCCCTTTGCTCATTTTTAAATACGGATAAGATTCCCTTGCTACAATAACAGCTCCAAGATAATTCACATGAATACTTTTACAAATCTCCTCATATGTCATTGTAGCCAATGGCTCCCGATTCAAGACTCCAGCCGTATTGACAACCGCATCTATACGTCCTTCCTTATCCATGACAGTTCTCAAAGCATCAGCCACTAGAGCAGGATCGGAGACATCCACTCCATTCTCTGAACGGCTGAAAGAATAGATATGCGCCCCGTACTGGCGACAAATATGGATAATATCAAGCCCAATCCCATAGCTTCCGCCAAAAACAACGATAACCGATGAAGGCAAAGCGGCTATAGTCTTAGGAGTTACCGTTTCATTCTGTTGAGCGATTGATTTTAGCTGAAACAATTTATCCAATAAAAACAGATCTTCTTTGTAAGTCAATTTCATATTAAACTGTTCACCCTTGACTACATACACGAATTCTTCCGGAAGATACTTGTAGACAACCCCACAATCATCTGTCGTTTGAAAACTAACATCCTTTAAAGCCAATTCATAAGCTCGTTTTATCGTAGAACGCTTAAAAGCTTGCGGAGTCTGTCCGTTACGCAAATACTCCCTAGCAGGTATTCCGGTAATATGGTCCGCCGCATCAATTTGAATGATCGTATCAGTCGTCTTGATTGCGACATCCACCGCATTATACGTTTTCAAGGCATTGATACAATCAGATATAATACGATCATTGACCAATGGGCGAACCGCATCGTGGAAAATCATATTCACCTCTTCCTCATAAGCATTAATCGCCGCTAAACTTGAATGGTAACGTTCCTTTCCTCCCTTGAGGATTTTCTTCATCTTGGAATATTCATTCTTCACCAAGATATTCTCTACCTCCTGCACATAATTAGGATTAGAAACCACAACGATCTCATCTATTAACGGATGATTTTGGAAAACATCTATCGTATGTTCAATCACTTTTTTCCCCGCTAACTTCAAGAACTGTTTAGGTGTCGCATCTCCTAAACGTTGACCGAAACCACCGGCCAAAACCACAGCTATATTTCTCATGATGTATAGAATATGAATCTTTAAGATATTAAACTTTGAGTCGCTTGTATTTTATCAAAAGAAGCAGAAAAATCACGAAGCGCATCTTTCTCAATATACCTATATTCTCTATTTAAAAGAATCTCAAGGCACTCCTCATCAGACTTAACAAGAAAACCAGTTCTACGATTCCGGATCGTTTCTTGCGTCCCCCCTTTCTTACGTCCGATCGCAGGAATACCACAAGCTTGAGCCTCTAAATAAACCAAAGGAAGACATTCATCATAATTAGACAGTAACCAAAAACAATCAGCCGCAGAATAATAATAACTCAACTCATCCCTATTCCTTCTTCCTAAAAAAATAACAGATGTATCTAACCCTTCTCTTTTAACCTCTTCCTTCAACGATTGCAAATAAGGGCCATCACCAATAATTACCCATATATATCGGTCATTTTTTTCTATCAAACGCTTATAAACAGATAACATCTCCGCAAGACCTTTCATCTTTTCTATCCTACTAACCGTAAGCAATATATCTTTATCAAAAGCGACTATTTGCTTCCTAAAATCGGAAGGAATTTCCCTAAATAGTTCTTTATCTATTCCTGTATAGATTACCTGAAATTTATTTGATATGGATTGAAAATCTCCGGCAGAGATTACTTTTTGTCTATGAAAATCACTGACCGAGACAATCTTTCTACAACTCATCAAACACTTCCTATGATAATGTTTCATCCTCAAAAACACGTTATAGAAAAGATTACTCTTCAGGTCTACATTTCTATAAACCCATTCAACCTCCACACCTTGTATGATAGGTACAGTTCTACTCAATTGTTCTTTTGAGAAATATTTTCCTGCTATAGCAGCCGAAGGACACTGATTCAACAAGATAAGATCAAAACCATCCAAATCCATATTTTTCAAGAACGTACCATAATTATACATCCAAAAATACTCACCATATTTATTGGGTATTTGAATATATGTAAATTTAGTACTTTGGATTGGATTCTTATATTCCTTCGATAATACAGTCACTTTATGACCCAAGTCTACCAAAAGATTTGCATAATCATAAGCAACAATGATTCCTCCATCTAAATCTGGAAGAAAAGCATGGGTTACAATCAAAATATTACACATAAAGAATTAATACCTATGTTTTAAAGTAAAACTAGAGCAGTAACAAAACGGAATAATTAGATAAAACAAATCAGTAAACCCTTTCAAATTCAAAACAAAAAAATAAACAAATATTAAAATAAAAGGAATTTTTCCAAGATATTTATTATTTCTATAAACTGCAAATATAGATACAGATTGAAACACAATAAAACTAATCAATCCAACAATTCCAAAATAGAATATCATACGTATAAATCCAATATCTGTATGCATATAAAACCTGCCAAAAGAATCCATCCATAGCCCGTCTCCTATCACCCATGTCTTAAACAAAGAAGGAAATATATACATTCTAAACATTGCATTTGTCGAAGCCGTTTCCAATTGCCCTGTCTGAGTATATGAATTAATCAATTCAAATCCAAAATCATAGGCTACCAACAAACTAGTCTTCACCTCATAAGAAAAATTCATCACGAATAAAGAAAAAGCACACAACACAACAAACATACTCAAAACCAATTTAATCGAACTAATTTTGATTTTTAATTTCCACATATTAGATTTAAATATAACAAAAGCAATCGCCATTAAAACACCCACTAAAGTTGTTCTTGCCATCATCATACCAACAATAGATATCAAACAAAAAACAAAGCACAAGAATACTTTTTCATATAACATACACTTTTTTTTATCAGCATAAAATACTAACAACAACAAAATCATTCCATGTATTATACCTGATTGAAAAAATTGAGTACCAAACCCTATCAATCTAGCTCCCATCTCTTCAATCAATTTAGTTTCAGCCAAAGACGTATACTTCAA from Parabacteroides distasonis ATCC 8503 includes these protein-coding regions:
- a CDS encoding bifunctional cytidylyltransferase/SDR family oxidoreductase, with the translated sequence MRNIAVVLAGGFGQRLGDATPKQFLKLAGKKVIEHTIDVFQNHPLIDEIVVVSNPNYVQEVENILVKNEYSKMKKILKGGKERYHSSLAAINAYEEEVNMIFHDAVRPLVNDRIISDCINALKTYNAVDVAIKTTDTIIQIDAADHITGIPAREYLRNGQTPQAFKRSTIKRAYELALKDVSFQTTDDCGVVYKYLPEEFVYVVKGEQFNMKLTYKEDLFLLDKLFQLKSIAQQNETVTPKTIAALPSSVIVVFGGSYGIGLDIIHICRQYGAHIYSFSRSENGVDVSDPALVADALRTVMDKEGRIDAVVNTAGVLNREPLATMTYEEICKSIHVNYLGAVIVARESYPYLKMSKGALLLFTSSSYTRGRQLYSLYSSSKAAIVNFVQALSEEWQDSGIRINCINPERTKTPMRERNFGIEPEDTLLKSSVVASVSVNTIFSSLTGEVVDVKKRP
- a CDS encoding LicD family protein, with product MKSDSELMNELAHKTNYLHEMTSSESSAMKRALLDIYRDVAKLCEKEGLTLMLSGGSCLGAVRHKGFIPWDDDLDVMMRRDDYERLIRLCKEGRLGDKYEFDYPNKDADAKTVFLKIYRKNSFNIELFNENSPFPKGLYIDVFALDSVPQSKFMQAMKGFVANVIQFISIMVLYAQYPSKSLSEFVSLDSSLKRRYQIKKIMGSFFGIIPHAKWVYWFDRFVASSKNGNPLGIPTGRKYYNGEIFDASVYFPPKEALFEGEIVYIPADYDRYLTNLYHDYMQLPPVEKRERHFILKFQLPND
- a CDS encoding glycosyltransferase, whose protein sequence is MKNKLFSVLISVYKNDNPDDFRTAIESVTIKQTVQPDEVFVYVDGPVPNALASTIKQLEMEIPAVYVHWEVENKGLGRALQYGMEHVKHELVARMDADDISVPDRFECQLCQFEKDLELSVASGHIVDFIGTPENVIGKRTVPIGSETCMQYIKKRDVVNHPAVMFRKSEVLRAGNYQDWYLNEDSYLWLRMYLVGCKFNNLDRVLVYMRSGEGQYARRGGWKYFRSEAGLQKLRYKHRIISFPRYLFNMTVHFTVKVLMPNSVRGWVFQKLLRE
- a CDS encoding DegT/DnrJ/EryC1/StrS family aminotransferase; translation: MKKIPFSPPDMSEAEINEVAEALRSGWITTGPKTKEFERLIALCCQTEQAVCLNSATACMELILRVLGVGQGDEVITPAYTYTATASVTCHVGAKVVMVDTAPDSFEMDYDKLADAITERTKVVLPVDLAGVVCDYDKIFAAVESKKHLFSPANDIQKAYGRVIVLADAAHAFGAKWHGKMCGEIADFTSFSFHAVKNLTTAEGGALTWRNHDGVDNESLYKQFQLLSLHGQNKDAFAKTRLGAWEYDIVAPYYKCNMTDVMAGIGLAQLKRYPEMLYRRRQIIERYNEGLKGCDVQVLDHFGDDHSSSGHLYLVRLLGEDVEYRNVVIEQMAERGIACNVHYKPLPIMTAYKNLGFDIANYPNAYNQYHNEITLPLHTSLTDEDVEYVISNFVDIISQ
- a CDS encoding polysaccharide biosynthesis protein, coding for MRDPFSRLSTWYFSKKSLPYWGIILLDCCLILFSGLLVYTLNNGVLSTLDILGHLLVTLLVCLIPYLVGFRLFHTYSGIIRYSSFVDLQKVGFAVLFGLICVVVFQALTDFSPYLVYIRKRDLILSALLAMSLMWMMRVFVKYFYVSTFRVAKAERAFIYGVKQGGVSLAKSIQNQDPARFVLAGFISDMAEIGNRYLMGVKVYPNNEDLIGVMRRLQADVLLVSPLKVEAIRNNQEMVDRLIKANIKIYMTPAAQEWDGKSDLSHTQLREVNIEDLLPRDKIEIDLEAVRKQLTGKRILITGAAGSIGSEIVRQVAQFAPERMVLIDQAETPLHDVRLMMARQWSNIESYTVVSDICVRERMEELFEEHRPDYVFHAAAYKHVPMMEDNPEESVRNNVDGTRVIADLSVKYGTRKFVMVSTDKAVNPTNVMGCSKRICEIYVQSLDQAIKDGKVRGRTQFVTTRFGNVLGSNGSVIPLFKEQIKRGGPVTVTHKDIIRFFMLIPEACKLVLEAGTMGNGGEIFVFDMGKPVRIVDLAERMIRLSGVKGIEIRFTGLRDGEKLYEEVLNEEETSKPTFHPKIKIAQVRAYDYADANLRIDALVHACAVEGDMQIVKRMKEIVPEFKSQHSKYEVLDK
- a CDS encoding sugar transferase, whose amino-acid sequence is MKRIFDIVASGIGLILLSPLFIILTIWIKCDSIGPVFYKQVRVGRNNMDFQLFKFRSMRVGSDKKGLITVGGHDPRITRSGYYIRKYKLDEFPQLINVFKGDMSLVGPRPEVRKYVDMYTEEQMHVLDVRPGITDLASIRYRNENELLERVNDPDKYYVEVIMPDKLRINLEYVARHSFTFDIRLIFQTFRAIVSE
- a CDS encoding glycosyltransferase family 4 protein — protein: MCNILIVTHAFLPDLDGGIIVAYDYANLLVDLGHKVTVLSKEYKNPIQSTKFTYIQIPNKYGEYFWMYNYGTFLKNMDLDGFDLILLNQCPSAAIAGKYFSKEQLSRTVPIIQGVEVEWVYRNVDLKSNLFYNVFLRMKHYHRKCLMSCRKIVSVSDFHRQKVISAGDFQSISNKFQVIYTGIDKELFREIPSDFRKQIVAFDKDILLTVSRIEKMKGLAEMLSVYKRLIEKNDRYIWVIIGDGPYLQSLKEEVKREGLDTSVIFLGRRNRDELSYYYSAADCFWLLSNYDECLPLVYLEAQACGIPAIGRKKGGTQETIRNRRTGFLVKSDEECLEILLNREYRYIEKDALRDFSASFDKIQATQSLIS